From Leptodactylus fuscus isolate aLepFus1 chromosome 11, aLepFus1.hap2, whole genome shotgun sequence, one genomic window encodes:
- the ABHD16A gene encoding phosphatidylserine lipase ABHD16A, whose protein sequence is MAAGGEGRMRRWIRSFGLLYLCIRGPRLYRVYRVNGRAAIGRGRPLQEGDTESSWESFYQPKALEKHTDSILAWVSVLWTISYYSSPLAAFYMYRKGYVTATRLIPLTQYGLTLMFLLAGIACLRGLGRWSNPQYIQFISILQRTKMDDCPENKKMLSNFNFDFRSWPVDFRWDETSSKDHQKLGLTGGVPLLKPEPRTRGAVDSFFQRGQKLPCQITSYVVAHSFGRRMLYPGSVYLLQKALMPMLLQGQARLVEEYNGKRAKLLACDGNEIDTMFVDRRSSGEHNGSKLVICCEGNAGFYEVGCISTPLEAGYSVLGWNHPGFAGSTGVPFPQNEANAMDAVVQYAVYRLGFKLQDIIVYAWSIGGFTATWAAMSYPDLSAVILDASFDDLVPLALKVMPESWRGLVTRTVRKYLNLNNAEQLCRYQGPILLIRRTKDEIITTTNPDDIASNRGNDLLLSLLQHRYPNVMTEEGRGAVRQWLSASTPEEEASVLSQFGVEEDWCLSVLESYKAENLGQYPWTVGDEMSTEGRQQLALYLAQKYLSSFEATHCTPLPASAFQMPWSI, encoded by the exons ATGGCAGCCGGGGGTGAGGGCCGCATGCGGAGATGGATCCGGAGCTTCGGGCTGCTCTACCTGTGTATCCGGGGGCCGCGGCTCTATCGGGTTTACCGGGTGAACGGGCGGGCGGCCATCGGGAGAGGCCGGCCCCTGCAGGAAGGAGACACGGAGAGCTCCTGG gaaTCCTTTTATCAACCAAAAGCTTTGGAGAAGCACACGGACAGCATCCTGGCATGg GTATCTGTCCTGTGGACCATTTCTTACTACTCCTCCCCCCTCGCTGCCTTCTATATGTACAGAAAAG GGTATGTGACGGCGACCCGGCTGATACCTCTAACACAGTACGGCTTAACCCTTATGTTCCTGCTGGCGGGAATAGCATGTTTGAGAG gTTTGGGCAGGTGGAGCAATCCTCAGTATATTCAATTTATCAGCATTTTACAGAGAACCAAGATGGATGATTGTCCAGAGAACAAG AAAATGTTGTCCAATTTCAACTTTGACTTCCGCAGTTGGCCAGTGGATTTCCGATGGGATGAGACCAGCAG TAAAGATCACCAGAAGCTCGGGCTGACAGGAGGCGTACCTCTGCTCAAGCCCGAACCCCGGACACGAGGCGCAGTGGACAGTTTCTTCCAGCGGGGGCAGAAGCTGCCTTGTCAGATAACCAG TTATGTTGTAGCTCACTCGTTTGGCAGACGGATGCTCTACCCGGGTTCGGTGTACCTTCTACAGAAGGCTCTCATGCCCATGTTATTACAGGGACAGGCCCGTCTTGtagaagag TATAATGGGAAACGAGCCAAGCTCCTGGCTTGTGACGGAAATGAAATCGACACCATGTTTGTAGACCGCAGGAGCTCCGGCGAACATAATGGCTCAAAACTG GTTATATGCTGTGAGGGCAACGCTGGCTTCTACGAGGTTGGCTGCATTTCTACTCCACTTGAAG CTGGTTATTCCGTCCTTGGATGGAATCATCCTGGATTTGCAGGCAGTACG GGTGTACCATTTCCTCAGAATGAAGCCAATGCCATGGATGCGGTGGTGCAGTATGCTGTGTACAGACTGGGCTTCAAGCTGCAGGACATCATTGTGTATGCCTGGTCTATCGGGGGCTTTACAG CTACATGGGCCGCTATGTCCTATCCAGACCTCAGCGCTGTTATCCTTGACGCCTCCTTTGATGACCTTGTTCCCCTCGCTTTGAAAGTGATGCCAGAAAGTTGGA GAGGACTTGTAACCAGGACCGTGCGGAAGTATCTGAACCTTAACAACGCGGAGCAGCTCTGCAG GTACCAGGGTCCCATATTACTGATCAGAAGAACAAAGGATGAAATCATCACAACCAC AAACCCAGACGACATTGCATCAAACCGAGGGAACGACCTTCTCCTCAGTCTACTTCAGCATCG TTACCCCAATGTGATGACGGAGGAGGGCAGGGGGGCGGTCAGGCAGTGGCTCTCGGCCTCCACTCCAGAAGAAGAAG CTTCTGTACTGAGTCAGTTCGGGGTAGAGGAGGACTGGTGTCTGTCTGTCCTAGAGTCATATAAAGCGGAGAATTTAGGACAATATCCATGGACAGTAG GGGATGAGATGAgtacagaaggacggcagcagctGGCCCTATACCTT